A genomic segment from Neosynechococcus sphagnicola sy1 encodes:
- a CDS encoding helix-turn-helix transcriptional regulator: MVKKLVSPLMLLRMQAGLTQSELAEALGVSDTTVRNWEKGRTVAQLTIPQIKILCKLVKKPIEDIPDSFAPQPIQGHE, translated from the coding sequence ATGGTTAAAAAATTGGTCTCGCCACTTATGCTGTTGAGAATGCAGGCAGGTTTAACCCAAAGTGAGCTGGCTGAAGCGTTGGGAGTCAGTGATACTACAGTCAGAAACTGGGAAAAAGGCCGCACGGTTGCCCAGTTGACGATCCCTCAAATCAAAATCCTGTGCAAACTCGTTAAAAAGCCAATTGAAGATATCCCCGACAGCTTCGCCCCCCAACCCATCCAAGGGCATGAGTAA
- a CDS encoding IS110 family transposase, with product MLRVLGLDVSKDNVTCCLLTTRVEPRKLYLDHEFPRFYANTIGIKGLLSLKPNVAVLEPTGMNYTKIWVTKLIEAGVEVVLVGHKQLKKGDHG from the coding sequence ATGCTTAGAGTCCTCGGATTGGATGTGTCCAAGGACAACGTTACCTGTTGTCTTTTGACCACCAGGGTTGAACCTCGAAAATTATATCTAGACCATGAATTCCCCAGGTTCTATGCCAATACCATCGGCATTAAAGGGCTGCTGTCCCTGAAGCCGAATGTGGCAGTGCTGGAACCCACCGGCATGAACTACACCAAGATATGGGTCACCAAACTCATTGAAGCTGGGGTAGAGGTGGTGTTGGTGGGGCACAAGCAGCTCAAAAAGGGCGATCACGGCTAA
- a CDS encoding type II toxin-antitoxin system RelE/ParE family toxin has product MRLVFLITAVEDLRVIRSFFDQDNPEAAQKVAARLKEIINGLRNLPSFGKPGRVFGTRELVTPPMAKKRTTYV; this is encoded by the coding sequence ATGCGCCTCGTTTTTCTCATTACGGCTGTTGAAGACTTGAGAGTTATCCGCTCTTTTTTTGACCAGGACAACCCCGAAGCAGCTCAGAAGGTTGCCGCCCGTTTGAAAGAAATAATCAATGGGTTAAGAAACTTACCTAGTTTTGGTAAACCAGGACGGGTGTTCGGTACGCGGGAACTGGTAACACCTCCTATGGCAAAGAAAAGAACCACGTATGTATGA
- the groL gene encoding chaperonin GroEL (60 kDa chaperone family; promotes refolding of misfolded polypeptides especially under stressful conditions; forms two stacked rings of heptamers to form a barrel-shaped 14mer; ends can be capped by GroES; misfolded proteins enter the barrel where they are refolded when GroES binds), translated as MAKRIIYNENARRALERGMDILAEAVAVTLGPKGRNVVLEKKFGAPQIINDGVTIAKEIELEDHVENTGVALIRQAASKTNDAAGDGTTTATVLAHAMVKEGLRNVAAGANAISLKRGIDKATGFLVEQIAAHARQVEDSKAIAQVASISAGNDDEVGQMIASAMDKVGKEGVISLEEGKSMTTELEVTEGMRFDKGYISPYFATDTERMEAVLDEPFILLTDKKIALVQDLVPVLEQVARAGRPLVIIAEDIEKEALATLVVNRLRGVLNVAAVKAPGFGDRRKAMLEDIAVLTGGQLITEDAGLKLDNTKLEMLGKARRITITKDNTTIVAEGNEKAVKARCEQIRRQMDETDSSYDKEKLQERLAKLAGGVAVIKVGAATETEMKDRKLRLEDAINATKAAVEEGIVPGGGTTLAHLSPQLEAWANSSLKNEELIGATIVARALAAPLKRIAENAGQNGAVIAERVKEKEFNVGYNAATNEFVDMFDAGIVDPAKVTRSALQNAASIAGMVLTTECIVVDKPEPKDNAPAGAGAGMGGDFDY; from the coding sequence ATGGCTAAGCGGATTATTTACAACGAAAACGCTCGTCGCGCCCTGGAACGAGGCATGGACATCCTGGCAGAAGCCGTGGCGGTCACCCTCGGTCCCAAGGGTCGGAATGTGGTTCTGGAGAAGAAGTTCGGCGCTCCCCAGATTATCAACGATGGTGTCACCATCGCTAAGGAAATTGAACTGGAAGATCACGTTGAGAACACCGGGGTGGCGCTGATTCGTCAGGCAGCTTCCAAGACCAACGATGCCGCTGGAGATGGTACTACCACTGCTACGGTGTTGGCCCATGCCATGGTCAAAGAAGGTCTGCGGAATGTGGCAGCGGGAGCTAATGCCATTTCCCTGAAGCGTGGGATTGATAAGGCAACGGGGTTCCTCGTCGAACAGATTGCTGCCCATGCTCGTCAGGTGGAAGATTCTAAGGCGATCGCCCAAGTCGCCTCCATTTCTGCGGGTAACGACGATGAAGTCGGCCAAATGATTGCCAGCGCCATGGACAAGGTGGGCAAGGAAGGGGTGATTTCCCTGGAAGAAGGCAAGTCTATGACTACGGAACTGGAAGTTACCGAAGGGATGCGCTTTGACAAGGGCTATATCTCTCCCTACTTCGCCACCGATACCGAGCGCATGGAGGCGGTTCTGGATGAACCCTTTATCCTGTTAACGGATAAGAAAATTGCCCTTGTGCAAGACCTAGTGCCCGTGCTCGAGCAAGTTGCGCGTGCCGGTCGTCCCTTGGTAATCATTGCTGAAGATATTGAGAAAGAAGCCCTGGCAACCCTGGTGGTGAACCGCCTGCGTGGGGTACTCAATGTGGCTGCTGTCAAGGCTCCTGGTTTCGGCGATCGCCGTAAGGCCATGCTGGAAGACATCGCCGTGCTCACGGGTGGTCAGTTGATCACTGAAGATGCTGGGTTGAAGCTAGACAATACCAAGCTGGAAATGCTGGGTAAAGCTCGCCGGATCACGATCACCAAGGACAACACCACGATTGTTGCCGAAGGCAATGAGAAGGCTGTTAAGGCTCGTTGCGAGCAAATCCGTCGTCAGATGGACGAAACCGATTCTTCCTATGACAAGGAAAAGCTCCAAGAGCGTCTGGCAAAACTGGCTGGTGGGGTGGCTGTAATCAAGGTCGGTGCCGCCACCGAGACTGAAATGAAGGATCGCAAACTCCGCCTGGAAGATGCCATTAACGCCACCAAAGCTGCGGTGGAAGAAGGGATTGTGCCCGGTGGTGGAACAACCCTGGCTCACCTGTCTCCCCAACTGGAAGCTTGGGCGAACAGCAGCCTCAAGAATGAAGAGCTGATTGGCGCTACCATTGTTGCCCGCGCGCTCGCGGCTCCCCTGAAGCGCATCGCTGAAAATGCGGGTCAGAACGGTGCTGTGATTGCCGAGCGTGTGAAAGAAAAGGAATTCAATGTGGGCTATAACGCCGCCACCAATGAATTCGTTGACATGTTCGACGCTGGGATTGTTGACCCGGCCAAGGTGACCCGTTCAGCACTCCAAAATGCGGCTTCCATTGCTGGCATGGTACTGACCACAGAGTGCATCGTGGTGGATAAGCCGGAACCCAAGGATAATGCTCCTGCTGGCGCTGGCGCTGGCATGGGTGGTGACTTCGACTACTAA
- the groES gene encoding co-chaperone GroES has protein sequence MAAVSLSVSTVKPLGDRVFVKVSASEEKTAGGILLPDTAKEKPQVGEIAAVGPGKRNDDGTRQELEVKVGDKVLYSKYAGTDIKLGTEEYVLLSEKDILAVVG, from the coding sequence GTCTCTGAGCGTTTCTACTGTCAAACCTCTGGGCGATCGCGTTTTTGTGAAAGTGAGCGCCTCCGAAGAGAAGACCGCGGGTGGAATTCTTCTTCCTGATACCGCGAAGGAAAAGCCCCAGGTTGGGGAAATTGCAGCAGTCGGCCCTGGCAAGCGTAATGACGATGGCACCCGTCAGGAATTGGAAGTCAAGGTGGGAGACAAAGTTCTCTACTCCAAGTATGCAGGCACGGACATCAAACTCGGGACAGAAGAGTATGTTCTATTGTCTGAGAAAGATATTCTGGCAGTCGTTGGATAG